A window of Pseudomonadota bacterium genomic DNA:
CGCCTTCCCTCGTTCATGGGGATTTTTGGGCCGCCTGATGCATCGCTTGTTTGGTGGGGCGAGGATTACCGCTATCCGGGACGCGTTGTACGAAGAAAGTATTGATAACTTGCCGCAGCTGTGTAAACGATTTCCGGAATTAGCAAACACAAACACGATTGCTGAGTACCGTTACTTTCTTGCACTTTACAAACTCCAACATGAGCGCTTGCGGGCACTGTTTGGGAAAGGTATCCCAGATGCTGCATTTGTACTTGTTGTTGGTAATCACAATAGCCGTTCAGACCCAGCGGTTGTACAGCAGGCTATTCATGGTCATTCACTGTGGGACATGGTTGACCACCAGTCCGCACTCCTGCTACCCCAATGGAAACACGTCCAACGACCGATAGCTGAACAACTGAGTAGTTACATTGAATCAGAGTTCATTGATTGTAACATTGACAACTTTTTCTTTTCAGAGGAGTCCAGTACGTTACATTACGTTGACTGCAAGCCAACATTTGTGAGCACCAGACGGGTAAATGAGCACAATAAGAGAATTATGAAGGAATATCTGATTGCCCGTGTATAGCATGCTGGCATTACGTCGGTCCGCAAAAGCCGGCCTGAACCAGGTGCAGCTTGGTCGTTACTCTCTTTTATACTACAATGTGAACTAACATAAATGATAAGTAGGAGGTGGCGTCAACAACCGGCAATTTTAATTTTCCCAATGATACTTTCGTACATTACGAGGTGAAAGGCGCTACAAAAGCTTATCTGTCGTAAATCTCGATTACAATAAATAATCATTGGATTCATCAAAATGCCCCTATGCTTGCTTTGTAGGTGAATCTAATAATTTTCATAAAACACATCCCGTTCTGAAATACTCGACGCAGGCGGAGCACAGGGTTGCCGGTATGCCCCGCAGAAAAATCGGAAACATCTTGACACATTGTTTCTAAATACCTACAATAAATAGCGACATCAAGGGGGATTAAAGGCAGTGAATAGTGAAAAAGGCAGTGAATAGTGAATAGTAGATAGTGAACAGTGATTAAAGGCAGTAAACAGATTATGACTATCTACTGACGACTATTCACTGAAATAATAAGGGGGGGAACAATATGGTAACAAAGAAAACAACTGTAAATCCTGAATTTCTGTACATCTCCGTAGACAAGATTATAGTGTTGGAACAGGTGAGATCGAATATTAACATCGAAACAGATTCATTTAAATCACTCATCCAGTCTATCAAGGACAAAGGCATATTAGAGCCACTTATTGTAACCGGACAGGATGACGGAACATATCTACTTATCTGCGGGGAAAGGCGTCTTGTGGCAGCCCGGCAACTTGGATTTGAATCCGTACCAATAAGAGTTATTGAAGCAGGCAAAGAATTAGGTGATACCATAGCCCTTCAACTTACAGAGAACCTCCAACGGGAGGACTTGAATCCCATAGATCAGGCTAAAGGAATACTCTCATTTATTCAGGCGAAACATTCTGACAAGGGGTATGGTATGGAAGGGGTTATGAGTGAATTAGCAATGTACAATCGGAGGCCCGAAGACCTACCGGAGGAAATTGCTATCACTGTGATAGCAATTTCTGAAATCTCCGGAAAGTCAATAATGACGCTGCATCGCACGATTTCACTTTTAAAACTTTCTCCCGAGATTCAGGCCGAGATTCAGGCAGGAACACTCCCCGTTTCTCAGGGTTATCTCTTTGCTGCAAACCTTGATTGTCCCGATAGGATGAAGATATTCACCGACATTATAAAAACACCAGTGACCTATACAACTTTAGAGAGCAGACTCACAGCATATAAAAAAGTCAAACCTGACCCGAATAATACAAAGCCCAAATCAATGAAGAAACAGGTTAAAAGTCTTGTATCTATGAAGACAACCTTTGAGACGGGCCTTGGAACTTATGTGAGGGAAGATATTGAAAAGTTTCTTTATGAACTACAGGTTTTCTGTGATTTTGTACAGCAACAGGCACCAATGGCTCCATACGGCAAGAAAAGACCGCCACAAGTGTGAGAGGGGCAGTGAATAATAGATAGCAAATAGAATGTCAAGGTTTGATCCAGAATTTGTTTTTGACTATTCACTATTCACTAAATTCAGTTATAATGTCGTTACGCCAAATAAACTCGACCATTGAGGTATCGAAATTGCTTAAGACCATTTGTTTAATTTATTGGATCATCATTACAACCACGGTTCTTCTCCCCGGTGATGCCTTATTCGGGAAGGAAATGGAGATTGCCTTGTTTCGTTCGGGTAGCCAACGGCTCGGGGATTACCCGGCAAGAGGCGTTGGCGGGTCCATTGAATTAAACTGGAAGTTCAAAACAGAAGGAAAGGTCATTTCTTCTCCTGTTGTAAGCAATGGAACGATATATTTAGGGAGCATGGATGATAATTTTTATGCCATAAACAGCGCAACCGGTCAGGAACGGTGGCGATTCAAGACCGGGGGCCGTGTCGCATCTTCGGCTGCCGTAGTGGACGGGATTGTCTATTTCGGAAGCCTTGATGGAAACCTTTACGCCGTGGAGAGTTCCACGGGACGTGAGATGTGGCATTTTAAGACAGCAGATTGGGTTGGCTCCTCTCCTTTAATAGCAGGGGAAGTGGCGTATTTCGGCAGCGCCGACGGCAACCTCTATGCTGTCGATATCAAGACCGGTCAGGAGAAGTGGCGATTCAAAGCAGAAAAGGAGGTCTACTCCTCTCCTTCCATATCTGGTGATATGGTCTACTTTGGTAGTAGAGGAGGATATTTTTATGCCGTTGATATCAAAACCGGCCAGGAACGGTGGCGGTTCAAAACCCAATGGAAGGTCTATTCTACCCCTGCCATTGCAAGTGGAGCCGTTTTTTTCGGCAGCACCGACGGGAATTTATATGCCCTCGATTTGGAGACAGGTAAGGAAAAGTGGAAATTTCAAACAAAAAATAAAGTCTATTCTTCCCCTGCTATAGCAAATGGTATGGTTTTTTTTGGCAGTAACGATAGGAGCTTTTACGCACTGGATTTGGAGACGGGTAAAGAAAAATGGAGGTTTAAGACAAAGAGCAAGGTCTATTCGTCCCCCGCTGTGTCAAAGGACATGGTCTATTTTGGCAGCAATGATGGAAATCTATACGTACTCAATATGGAGACAGGTAAGGAAAAGTCGAGATTCAAAACAGGGGGCTGGATTGTCTCTTCCCCTGCCATCGAAGAAGGAGTAGTCTACTTCGGAAGTCTTGATGGAAATCTCTATGCAATACGATGATTGTTGGTCGATCCTGCCGCAACTGACTTCCCATATCTTATTCATCGACAACACACAAGATGCCCCGCCACAAGATCATGCCATTTGGCAATTCATTGCATCAATACCAGCATGTCCCGAATGGCCTTATCCAGGCCTGTAAAAACCGCCCTGGCAATAATACTGTGGCCGATACTCAGTTCATCAATATCCCGTATTGCAACTATTTCCCTTACATTATGATAGTGCAAGCCGTGTCCTGCATTTACGCCCAGTCCTAATTCTTTTCCTCTTCTTGCTGCATTTACTACCTTTTTTAGTTCCTTCTCCCGTATTGCTTCATTCTTAGCATCGCTGTAAGCGCCGGTATGTATCTCAATCATATCCGCCCCTATTTTATGAGCCTCCAGAATCTGTTCTTCTTCCGGATCTATAAACAGGCTTACTTTTATTCCCTTTTCTTTTACGCCAGCGATAACAACTTTGAGTTTTTTGGAAAGACCCACCGCATCAAGTCCGCCTTCTGTCGTCAGCTCTTCCCTTTTCTCCGGAACAAGGGTTATCATATCCGGTTTTACCCCTCTTGCTATGCTTACCATTTCCGCAGTCGCAGCCATTTCAAGGTTCAGCTTTGTTTTCACTGTCTCTCTTAAAATAGTCAGATCCCTGTCTTTTATATGACGTCTGTCTTCACGCAAATGTATAATAATTCCTGAAGCGCCTGCCGTTTCCGCTATGCCTGCTGCAAAGACAGGGTCCGGATAATTTGTTCCTCTTGCTTCCCGTAATGTTGCTACGTGATCGATATTCACCATCAGCTTTTGCATTTCACTCCTCCGAAAGATATCATTTTTGACTTATGGCCTGTACGGGGCGGTCTTTGCTCGCCTCTTAGTTTCTCCTGAGGATGACCTTTATTGTATCAGGCTTGATTTTCCTTATTATCAAATCTTTAGTATCCAGGGGAACGTCAATTGTTTCTTCTTCAGATATAAAGTTGCCATCAGTAGGAACAGTTTCAATAACATCAACGTTATTCAGGGCGCCCCTGGAGCCTTCCGCGTTCGCATAATGTGGAGCCCACGATTTTATACTGTACATGCCCATCCATTTTTTTTCTAATTTTACAATAGTTTTCAATCTCTTTTCTATAGTCCCGTCAATTTCTACAACGACATAGTCCGGTTTGACCTCCTCAATTTGTATGCCTTTAGGTACACGGATGTTGTTTTTTTGCAGATCGTAGACATAGCGTCCCTCTTTTACGTTTGACAGGTCAAGCGATACCCCTACATCACGGGCACGAATATCTTTGAGTATAGATACCGGACCGTTTAGTGTAACAAGCACCTCTTCGGCGCCTATCTTGCTTACAATAAGATCCCTGCTCAATTTGTCGGCAGAAATCCTTACCGAGATGCTCATCCTTGATTCTCCCATATAGGAAACGGCAAGCCACAGCATTGAGGCGAGAACCAGAGAGAGCGCTTTGAGCTTGAAGTCCTTAAATATATATCCGGTTATGAAGTTCATCATAGTCTTTTTTTCTGCACCATTGTCAACAGCCTGTCATATGCATCGTAAAAAAACGACATTTATCCCAAAAATTCCTTCAGCATCTTCTTTAGGTCATCGCCGCTGATTTTTGTGAATATCTCACCTTTATGGGCATATGAAATCCAGCCCTTCTCTTCCGAAACCACTACAGCAACGGCATCCGTTATCTCTGTAATGCCGATAGCAGCCCTGTGTCTTGTACCGAATGCCTTATCAAGATCATCCTTTAATGTCAATGGAAGGATACAGCTTGCAGCCCTGATCCTCCCCTCTCTGATTATCAGCGCACCGTCATGGAGAGGCGCTGTTTGTTGAAAAATGCTCAATATCAGCTCTGTATTTACGCTTGCATCCATTTTTATGCCAACTTCCATGAATTCTTCAAGTCCGATCTCACGTTCAAGAACAATGAGCGCCCCCGTCTTCCTTTTGCCCATAATTATGCATGCATTGGAAAGCTCGTCGTAAAACATCGTCTCCTCGACATATGTAATCTTTTTAAAAAAAGGGCTTCTACCGAGGGCCAGAAGCATCCTCCGTATGTCGTTTTGAAATATCACTACAATAACAAGTATTATTGAACCTACAAAGTTGTTGAAAATCCATCCGAGAGTAAAAAGCTCAAGTTTTTTCGAGAAATAAAAGACAAAAAAGATCATAATAAAGCCTATAATGAGCTGTATTGCCCTTGTCCCTTTTATCAGCAGGAACATCCGGTAAAGAATAAAAGAAACTATTAAAATGTCTAAAAGATCCTGCCAACGAATGGTTGGTATCATAACTTTATATCCTTTAAACTGCCGGTGATAAAACAGTCAGCATCTTAACGGCTATGAATTCATTATAGCAGAAACAAGCTTCACAACCTTTTTTGCCTTCTTCACATCATGGACCCTGACAATATTTGCCCCGTTCCAGGCTGATATGGCAATGCTTGCAAGCGTGCCTTCAACCCTTTCCTGGAGCGGAGAATCCGTAATGTGTCCGATGAAAGACTTCATTGATGTACCCATAAGGATCGGCCTTCCCAGTTCTTTGAAATCACCGAGTTGCCTGATGATTCTCAGATTATCTTCAACCCTTTTTCCGAAGCCGATGCCAGGGTCAAGTATGATGTGTTCTTCATTAACTCCATGCTTCCGGGCGAATGCCATCCTTTCAACAAAGAATGCCTTTATTTCAGATATGACATCTTCATATTGGGGATTTTGCTGCATATCCTTCGGCGTCCCTTTTATGTGCATGATAATCGCATACATGTTGAGTTCAGCCACAGTTGCCGCCATATCCGGATCAAACATGAATCCGCTTATGTCGTTTATGATAATCATCAACAGAAATAAGTTCCGAAAAAGGTCTTGTGGATTCTCCCCCAATATCTATAATATCCGCCCCGTCTTCAATCATTTGCAGGGCATATGTCATGGCATCTTCTATTGTGAAATATCTCCCCCCATCATAGAAGGAATCCGGGGTAATATTCAAAATCCCCATTATGAGAGGACTTCCGTTACACTGTATCTCCCTGACCATGTATGCTTTCCTTGATTATTACGTCCAGTTCCTGTCCGTCAAGGGCTTCCTTTTCTAAAAGGTTGTTGGCAATGTTATTCAAGGCGACAATATTTTTAACAAGCATCCCCTTTGCCCTCTCATGACAATTGTTAATAATCCTCCTCAGCTCTTCGTCTATTTCCTGTGCAGTATTTTCACTGAAGTCTCTGTGACGGCCGATCTCTTTACCGAGAAAAATGTGCTCCTCTTCCTTCCCGTAACTTAATGGTCCGAGCTTTTCACTCATACCCCATTCGCATACCATCTTTCTTGCTATCTTCGTTGCACGCTCTATGTCATTCCCTGCGCCTGTCGTAGAATGATTGAGAACAATCTCCTCCGCTACCCTTCCGCCAAGCAGGATCGTAATATTATCGAGCAGATATTCCTTTGAGTATGTATGCCTTTCGTCTATGGGCAACTGCTGTGTGAGACCCAGCGCTCTGCCCCTTGGAATAATCGTTACTTTGTGTATAGGATCTGAGTTCGGGATCATCTTTGCTACAAGGGCATGTCCAGCCTCATGAAATGCAGTGTTTCTCCTCTCCTGTAAAGGTATTATCATGCTTCTTCTTTCAACGCCCATGAGCACTTTATCTTTTGCATGTTCAAAATCATCCATTTCTATGTCTTTCTTATTTTTCCGTGCAGCAACAAGGGCAGCTTCATTCACGAGATTTTCAAGGTCGGCCCCGGTAAAACCCGGTGTTCCCCTTGCGATAATGGAAAGGTCAACATTGGCGGCGAGTACAGTCTTCCGCGAATGCACTTTAAGGATCGCCTCTCTTCCCTTAACATCGGGGATGGATACGACAATCTGTCTGTCAAACCTTCCGGGCCTCAAAAGTGCGGGGTCAAGTACATCAGGTCTGTTTGTTGCAGACATTACGATTACCCCTTCATTCGATTCAAAACCATCCATCTCCACAAGGAGCTGGTTCAATGTCTGCTCCCTTTCATCGTGTCCCCCGCCAAGACCAGCGCCCCTGTGTCTGCCGACTGCATCTATCTCATCAATGAATATGATACAGGGTGCATTCTTTTTTCCTTGATTAAATAGATCGCGCACACGTGAGGCGCCAACGCCGACAAACATCTCGACAAAATCAGAACCGCTTATGCTGAAAAACGGCACATTTGCCTCTCCTGCTATTGCCCTTGCAAGGAGTGTCTTTCCGGTGCCGGGAGAGCCGACAAGCAACACACCTTTGGGGATCCGCCCGCCGAGTTTTGTAAATTTTTTAGGATCAACCAGAAATTCTATGATCTCCTGAAGTTCTTCCTTTGCTTCTTCTACCCCTGCAACATCCTGAAACGTTACCTTATTTCCTTTATTTGTAAACAACCTTGCCTTGCTTTTGCCAAAGGCCATTGCCTTGCCGCCGCCGGCCTGCATCTGTCTCATAAAAAAGATCCAGACGCCTATGAGCAGGAGCATGGGGAACCAGGATATTAATATATTCTGCCACATGCCTGATTCCTCATCCGGTTTTGCATTGATTTTGACGCTGTGTTGTCTCAGGATTTTTACAAGTTCAGGGTCATCAGGGGCATAACTTTTAAACTCTTTTCCATCCTTATAAGTACCGAGAATGTTCTTTCCCTGAATTGTCACGGAAATGATGTTGTTTGACTGGACAGCTTCTACAAAGTCACTGAAGATGACCGTATCGTAGGCCTTTTTTGGTTTATAATAGATATTAAAAATAAAAAGCCCCAGCAGCACGATAAATAACCATATAAAAATATTTTTATTCACAGGATTCATGTTCACATTTTTCGACATGCATTTTTTTAACATAAAACCCCTATACTATCAATCAATTTAACGATTATTTGAGGGATAATGAAGTTTTGCTTGACTTAAACAGCTTAATATATTAATTTAGACAAATTCTTTGCAGGATAATAACTATGAAAACATTTTTTCCAAAAACTGATGAGATTTTAAGAAACTGGTATCTGGTAAATGCAGAAGACCTTACTTTGGGCAGACTTGCAGTAAAGCTGGCAACAATCCTCAGAGGGAAAGACAAACCAAACTTTACTCCGCACACGGACACAGGCGATTTTATCGTTGTCATAAATGCAGAAAAAGTCAAGCTCACAGGGAATAAGTTGTCTCAAAAAATGTACGCAAGACACAGCGGTTACCCGGGTGGTTTGAAGGTTGTAAATGCAAGGACAATGCTGAGCAAGA
This region includes:
- the cdaA gene encoding diadenylate cyclase CdaA translates to MIPTIRWQDLLDILIVSFILYRMFLLIKGTRAIQLIIGFIMIFFVFYFSKKLELFTLGWIFNNFVGSIILVIVVIFQNDIRRMLLALGRSPFFKKITYVEETMFYDELSNACIIMGKRKTGALIVLEREIGLEEFMEVGIKMDASVNTELILSIFQQTAPLHDGALIIREGRIRAASCILPLTLKDDLDKAFGTRHRAAIGITEITDAVAVVVSEEKGWISYAHKGEIFTKISGDDLKKMLKEFLG
- the rplM gene encoding 50S ribosomal protein L13, coding for MKTFFPKTDEILRNWYLVNAEDLTLGRLAVKLATILRGKDKPNFTPHTDTGDFIVVINAEKVKLTGNKLSQKMYARHSGYPGGLKVVNARTMLSKKPEDVITLAVKGMLPKNILGRQMLKKLKVYKGNVHPHKAQMPKELELKEVKGA
- a CDS encoding ParB/RepB/Spo0J family partition protein, translated to MVTKKTTVNPEFLYISVDKIIVLEQVRSNINIETDSFKSLIQSIKDKGILEPLIVTGQDDGTYLLICGERRLVAARQLGFESVPIRVIEAGKELGDTIALQLTENLQREDLNPIDQAKGILSFIQAKHSDKGYGMEGVMSELAMYNRRPEDLPEEIAITVIAISEISGKSIMTLHRTISLLKLSPEIQAEIQAGTLPVSQGYLFAANLDCPDRMKIFTDIIKTPVTYTTLESRLTAYKKVKPDPNNTKPKSMKKQVKSLVSMKTTFETGLGTYVREDIEKFLYELQVFCDFVQQQAPMAPYGKKRPPQV
- a CDS encoding CdaR family protein; its protein translation is MMNFITGYIFKDFKLKALSLVLASMLWLAVSYMGESRMSISVRISADKLSRDLIVSKIGAEEVLVTLNGPVSILKDIRARDVGVSLDLSNVKEGRYVYDLQKNNIRVPKGIQIEEVKPDYVVVEIDGTIEKRLKTIVKLEKKWMGMYSIKSWAPHYANAEGSRGALNNVDVIETVPTDGNFISEEETIDVPLDTKDLIIRKIKPDTIKVILRRN
- the ftsH gene encoding ATP-dependent zinc metalloprotease FtsH, whose amino-acid sequence is MNPVNKNIFIWLFIVLLGLFIFNIYYKPKKAYDTVIFSDFVEAVQSNNIISVTIQGKNILGTYKDGKEFKSYAPDDPELVKILRQHSVKINAKPDEESGMWQNILISWFPMLLLIGVWIFFMRQMQAGGGKAMAFGKSKARLFTNKGNKVTFQDVAGVEEAKEELQEIIEFLVDPKKFTKLGGRIPKGVLLVGSPGTGKTLLARAIAGEANVPFFSISGSDFVEMFVGVGASRVRDLFNQGKKNAPCIIFIDEIDAVGRHRGAGLGGGHDEREQTLNQLLVEMDGFESNEGVIVMSATNRPDVLDPALLRPGRFDRQIVVSIPDVKGREAILKVHSRKTVLAANVDLSIIARGTPGFTGADLENLVNEAALVAARKNKKDIEMDDFEHAKDKVLMGVERRSMIIPLQERRNTAFHEAGHALVAKMIPNSDPIHKVTIIPRGRALGLTQQLPIDERHTYSKEYLLDNITILLGGRVAEEIVLNHSTTGAGNDIERATKIARKMVCEWGMSEKLGPLSYGKEEEHIFLGKEIGRHRDFSENTAQEIDEELRRIINNCHERAKGMLVKNIVALNNIANNLLEKEALDGQELDVIIKESIHGQGDTV
- a CDS encoding PQQ-binding-like beta-propeller repeat protein; the protein is MSLRQINSTIEVSKLLKTICLIYWIIITTTVLLPGDALFGKEMEIALFRSGSQRLGDYPARGVGGSIELNWKFKTEGKVISSPVVSNGTIYLGSMDDNFYAINSATGQERWRFKTGGRVASSAAVVDGIVYFGSLDGNLYAVESSTGREMWHFKTADWVGSSPLIAGEVAYFGSADGNLYAVDIKTGQEKWRFKAEKEVYSSPSISGDMVYFGSRGGYFYAVDIKTGQERWRFKTQWKVYSTPAIASGAVFFGSTDGNLYALDLETGKEKWKFQTKNKVYSSPAIANGMVFFGSNDRSFYALDLETGKEKWRFKTKSKVYSSPAVSKDMVYFGSNDGNLYVLNMETGKEKSRFKTGGWIVSSPAIEEGVVYFGSLDGNLYAIR
- a CDS encoding pyridoxine 5'-phosphate synthase encodes the protein MQKLMVNIDHVATLREARGTNYPDPVFAAGIAETAGASGIIIHLREDRRHIKDRDLTILRETVKTKLNLEMAATAEMVSIARGVKPDMITLVPEKREELTTEGGLDAVGLSKKLKVVIAGVKEKGIKVSLFIDPEEEQILEAHKIGADMIEIHTGAYSDAKNEAIREKELKKVVNAARRGKELGLGVNAGHGLHYHNVREIVAIRDIDELSIGHSIIARAVFTGLDKAIRDMLVLMQ